The Novosphingobium terrae genome has a window encoding:
- the metF gene encoding methylenetetrahydrofolate reductase [NAD(P)H], with amino-acid sequence MIATYDALREARTALDTPLFAGLPGDIRVSFEFFPPKTDAMMTQLWDTVTTLAPLAPEFVSVTYGAGGSTRDRTHDTVARIISEAKLPAAAHLTCVDATKAEIREVAEAYWQAGVRHIVALRGDMGQPGVPFTPHPEGYANAAELVAGLKQIAPFEISVAAYPERHPDSLDLVADLDNLKRKLDAGATRAISQFFFEPETFFRFRDALAAAGIDAPVLPGILPVTNFAQARKFAAACGAAIPAWMEGLFEGLDKHPGSRQLVAATLAAEFCRRLYAGGVRDFHFYTLNRAELSYAISHLLGLRPKVSEIAA; translated from the coding sequence ATGATTGCCACCTATGATGCGCTGCGCGAGGCTCGCACCGCTTTGGATACGCCGCTTTTCGCTGGTCTGCCCGGCGATATTCGCGTGTCTTTCGAATTTTTCCCGCCCAAGACCGATGCGATGATGACCCAGCTGTGGGACACGGTGACCACGCTGGCCCCGCTGGCGCCCGAGTTCGTCTCGGTGACCTATGGCGCGGGCGGATCGACCCGCGACCGCACCCATGACACGGTGGCCCGCATCATCAGCGAGGCCAAGCTACCCGCCGCCGCGCATCTCACCTGTGTGGACGCCACCAAGGCCGAAATCCGCGAGGTGGCGGAGGCCTATTGGCAGGCGGGCGTGCGCCATATCGTGGCGCTGCGCGGCGATATGGGCCAGCCGGGCGTGCCCTTCACCCCGCATCCCGAGGGCTATGCCAATGCCGCCGAGTTGGTGGCTGGCCTGAAGCAGATCGCGCCGTTTGAAATCTCGGTCGCCGCCTATCCCGAGCGCCATCCGGATTCGCTCGATCTGGTCGCCGATCTCGACAATCTGAAGCGCAAGCTGGATGCCGGGGCCACCCGCGCCATCAGCCAGTTCTTCTTCGAGCCGGAAACCTTCTTCCGTTTCCGCGATGCGCTGGCCGCCGCTGGCATCGATGCGCCGGTGCTGCCGGGTATTCTGCCGGTGACCAACTTCGCGCAGGCCCGCAAGTTCGCCGCCGCCTGTGGCGCGGCGATACCGGCATGGATGGAAGGCCTGTTCGAAGGGCTCGACAAGCATCCCGGCTCGCGCCAGCTGGTGGCCGCCACTCTGGCCGCCGAGTTCTGCCGCCGCCTCTATGCTGGCGGGGTGCGCGATTTCCACTTCTACACGCTGAATCGCGCCGAATTGTCCTATGCCATCAGCCATCTGCTGGGCCTGCGCCCCAAGGTTTCGGAGATCGCCGCATGA
- a CDS encoding homocysteine S-methyltransferase family protein: MTITPSAARKAFLEQAAQRLLITDGAFGTEIQNFKLSEADYAGSLGLSHDQKGNNDILALTKPEVPESIHRAYFEAGADIAETNTFSANRISQADYGAEHLVREINVASAQLARRMADEYQAKDGRPRFVAGAIGPTNKTLSLSPDVNDPGYREVDWDTMVDVYLEQARALVEGGADFILIETVFDTLNAKAGIMAVKKLEQELGREVPIMLSMTLTDLSGRNLSGHTAEAFWHAVRHAKPLTIGLNCSFGATQLRPHVKLLSEISDTLIMIYPNAGLPNELGAYDEMPETTAGLVKEWADAGQVNVLGGCCGSTPAHIGAMARAVTGLSPRHAPTLSHVTRLAGLEPFTMAE, encoded by the coding sequence ATGACCATCACCCCCTCCGCAGCCCGCAAGGCCTTCCTTGAGCAGGCCGCCCAGCGCCTGCTGATCACCGACGGCGCCTTCGGCACGGAAATCCAGAACTTCAAGCTGAGCGAGGCCGATTACGCGGGCTCGCTGGGCCTCTCCCACGACCAGAAGGGCAACAACGACATCCTCGCGCTCACCAAGCCCGAGGTGCCGGAATCGATCCACCGCGCCTATTTCGAGGCCGGGGCCGATATTGCCGAAACCAACACCTTCTCGGCCAACCGCATCTCTCAGGCCGATTACGGCGCCGAGCATCTGGTGCGCGAGATCAATGTCGCCAGCGCCCAGCTCGCCCGCCGCATGGCCGATGAGTATCAGGCCAAGGATGGCCGCCCGCGCTTTGTGGCCGGCGCCATCGGGCCGACGAACAAGACGCTCTCGCTCTCGCCCGATGTGAACGATCCGGGCTATCGCGAGGTCGATTGGGACACGATGGTTGATGTCTATCTGGAGCAGGCCCGCGCGCTGGTCGAGGGCGGCGCGGACTTCATCCTGATCGAGACGGTGTTCGACACGCTCAACGCCAAGGCCGGGATCATGGCGGTCAAAAAGCTGGAGCAGGAGCTGGGCCGCGAGGTGCCGATCATGCTCTCCATGACGCTGACCGACCTGTCGGGCCGCAATCTCTCGGGTCACACTGCGGAGGCCTTCTGGCACGCCGTGCGCCACGCCAAGCCGCTGACCATCGGGCTGAATTGCTCGTTCGGCGCCACGCAGCTGCGTCCGCATGTGAAGCTGCTGAGCGAAATCTCCGACACGCTGATCATGATCTACCCCAACGCCGGTCTGCCCAACGAGCTGGGCGCCTATGACGAAATGCCCGAGACCACCGCTGGCCTTGTGAAAGAATGGGCCGATGCGGGTCAGGTCAATGTGCTCGGCGGCTGCTGCGGCTCCACGCCCGCGCATATCGGCGCGATGGCACGGGCTGTTACCGGCCTGTCGCCGCGCCATGCGCCCACCCTTTCGCATGTCACCCGCCTTGCGGGCCTTGAACCCTTCACCATGGCCGAGTGA
- the arfB gene encoding alternative ribosome rescue aminoacyl-tRNA hydrolase ArfB: MTTDQVEGAINRAFAAVSESFITATGPGGQNVNKVATAVQLRVSIYALRLPPLVFDRMKALAGSRLTDAGEILLVARRFRTQESNRSDARERLAELIREAFKLPEKRVKSRLNRVGKTARLEGKKIRGAVKAGRGKVSFD; this comes from the coding sequence GTGACGACGGATCAGGTCGAGGGCGCGATCAACCGCGCCTTCGCCGCCGTCAGCGAGAGCTTTATCACCGCCACCGGGCCGGGCGGGCAGAACGTGAACAAGGTGGCCACCGCCGTGCAGTTGCGCGTGAGCATCTATGCGCTGCGCCTGCCGCCTTTGGTTTTTGACCGGATGAAGGCACTGGCCGGATCGCGGTTGACCGATGCGGGGGAGATTCTTTTGGTCGCCCGCCGGTTTCGTACTCAGGAATCCAATCGGTCCGATGCTCGTGAAAGGCTGGCAGAGCTGATCCGTGAGGCCTTCAAGCTGCCCGAAAAGCGCGTGAAGAGCCGGTTGAACCGGGTCGGGAAAACGGCTCGGCTGGAGGGGAAGAAGATTCGCGGGGCCGTTAAGGCTGGGCGGGGGAAGGTTTCCTTCGATTGA
- a CDS encoding ArsR/SmtB family transcription factor gives MQIDPILRALADPTRLRIMRLLSAMELAVGELAQVLAQSQPRVSRHVKILCDAGLAERRKEGSWVFLKSAIAEDKDLAAPTLGGATTRLLAAAEHDDAAFAARCGEDRRHLAAIRAARETSAAAYFERNAVQWDELRSLLSDDAPVEAALEGALLENGNLGAMLDVGTGTGRMAELFSPHASHVTAFDKSPEMLRIARARLQHLPTAEVTLVQGDFTDLPFKPAAFDTVLFHQVLHFAQAPEVVLAQAARVTRPGGRIAVVDLAAHEREEMRSVHAHARLGFTDGQMAELFSGAGFEPAAPLALPGGQLTVKIWTGQRTDAAAAA, from the coding sequence ATGCAGATCGACCCCATCCTCCGCGCGCTGGCAGACCCGACCCGGCTGCGCATCATGCGCCTGCTTTCGGCGATGGAGCTGGCTGTGGGCGAATTGGCACAGGTGCTGGCGCAAAGCCAGCCGCGCGTGTCGCGCCATGTCAAAATCCTTTGCGATGCAGGGCTGGCGGAAAGGCGCAAGGAGGGCAGCTGGGTCTTCCTGAAAAGCGCCATTGCCGAGGATAAGGATCTGGCCGCGCCAACGCTGGGCGGGGCCACCACCCGCCTGCTGGCCGCCGCCGAGCATGACGATGCCGCTTTCGCCGCGCGTTGTGGCGAGGACCGGCGGCATCTGGCCGCAATCCGCGCCGCGCGCGAAACCAGCGCGGCGGCCTATTTCGAGCGCAACGCCGTGCAGTGGGACGAGCTGCGCAGCCTGCTTTCGGACGATGCTCCGGTGGAGGCGGCTTTGGAAGGCGCTCTGCTCGAAAATGGCAATCTGGGCGCGATGTTGGATGTCGGCACGGGCACGGGCCGCATGGCAGAGCTGTTCAGCCCCCATGCCAGCCATGTCACCGCCTTCGACAAGAGCCCGGAGATGCTGCGGATTGCGCGGGCTCGCCTGCAGCATCTGCCCACAGCGGAGGTGACGCTGGTGCAGGGCGATTTCACCGATCTGCCCTTCAAACCGGCGGCCTTCGACACGGTGTTGTTCCATCAGGTGCTGCATTTCGCGCAGGCGCCAGAGGTGGTGCTGGCTCAGGCGGCGCGCGTCACGCGGCCCGGTGGGCGCATCGCGGTGGTCGATCTCGCGGCGCATGAGCGGGAGGAGATGCGCTCCGTTCACGCCCATGCGCGTCTGGGTTTTACCGATGGCCAGATGGCCGAGCTTTTCTCGGGCGCGGGTTTCGAGCCTGCCGCCCCCCTCGCGCTGCCCGGCGGGCAGCTGACCGTCAAGATCTGGACCGGGCAGCGGACTGACGCTGCCGCCGCTGCATAA
- a CDS encoding RluA family pseudouridine synthase, with product MTLPILFEDGEALVIDKPAGLPLDMPRAGGVSLENHLDSLRLGFARAPAPVHRLDRDTSGCLLLARNPKALKRYSAAFEERVVEKVYLGIVAGKIEEDKGVIELALSKISSAAAGWRMIPAKKGKPALTRWRKLAENEAGTLVEFRPETGRTHQIRVHALHGLGIALLGDPIYGERLSSGATAARTMLHAASLTVPRPGKDPIEAHAPLPGDFLSLGFAV from the coding sequence ATGACTCTCCCCATCCTCTTCGAAGACGGCGAGGCGCTGGTGATCGACAAGCCCGCCGGCCTGCCGCTCGACATGCCCCGCGCGGGCGGCGTCAGCCTCGAAAACCACCTCGATTCGCTGCGCCTGGGCTTTGCCCGCGCCCCCGCCCCCGTCCACCGGCTGGACCGCGACACCTCCGGCTGCCTGCTGCTGGCCCGCAACCCCAAGGCCCTGAAGCGCTATTCCGCCGCCTTCGAGGAGCGCGTGGTGGAAAAGGTCTATCTCGGCATCGTCGCGGGCAAGATCGAGGAGGACAAGGGCGTCATCGAGCTGGCCCTCTCCAAGATTTCCAGCGCGGCGGCCGGCTGGCGCATGATCCCGGCGAAAAAGGGCAAGCCCGCCCTCACCCGCTGGCGCAAGCTGGCCGAGAATGAGGCCGGAACCCTCGTGGAATTCCGCCCCGAAACCGGCCGCACCCACCAGATTCGCGTCCACGCCCTGCACGGGCTGGGCATCGCGCTGCTGGGCGACCCCATCTATGGCGAGCGTCTCTCCAGCGGCGCCACGGCGGCGCGCACCATGCTCCACGCCGCCAGCCTGACCGTGCCGCGCCCCGGCAAGGACCCCATCGAGGCCCACGCCCCGCTGCCCGGCGACTTCCTCTCGCTGGGCTTCGCGGTGTGA